In the genome of Deltaproteobacteria bacterium, the window TCTGGTGGATGCGCTGAAGCTGCACATGTTTCGCGAGGACAACGTCGTGTTCGCGGCGGCGCAGCGGCTGCTGTCCACCGATGAGCTCGACCAAATCCTGCCGGGGCAGGGCGACAGAATCGCACGATGACGGACCGCTCGAAAGCGCACCGGATCCTTGCGATCAATACGTTCTCGTTTGCGGTGTGCTTTGCCGTATGGATGATGGGCGGGGTGCTCGTCACGTTCCTCGTTGACCAGCACGTATTCACCTTCGGCCGTTCCGAGATGGGATGGCTGATCGGCGCGCCGGTGCTGACCGGCGCCATCCTCCGACTCCCCGTGGGGATGCTCGCTGATCGCTATGGTGGCCGCATCGTCTTCGTCGTCGTGATGCTGACCTCCGCGGTCGGCGCGTTTCTGACCAGCTTCGCCTCTGGGTTTTGGGGGTTCCTTGTCGGCGGGTTGTGTTTCGGTCTCGCCGGCACCTCCTTCTCGGTTGGCGTTGCCTACACCTCGCTATGGTTTCCCAAGGAGAAGCAGGGAACGGCGCTCGGAATCTTCGGGGCCGGGAACGCGGGCGCGGCCGTGACCAACCTCGTCGCGCCCTCACTCCTGATGTGGCTGACGCACAACGGGGCGAACGCGGAAGCGTGGCGCATCATGCCGCGCCTCTACGCTGCGGCGCTCGCCGTGACCGCGGTGATATTCTGGCTCTTCACCGAAACACGCCTGCCGGCCGTAGGGCAGCCACGCACGATGCGCCAGGCCCTTGCGCCGCTGCGCGTCGTTCGCGTATGGCGTTTCGGTCTCTACTACTTCCTTGTGTTCGGAGGATTCGTCGCGCTGTCGCAGTGGCTCATTGCGTACTATCTCAACCTGTACGCGCTACCGCTGGCGACGGCTGGCCTGCTCGCCGCCGTCTTCTCCTTTCCGTCCAACCTGACGCGCGCGGCGGGCGGCTGGCTCTCCGATCGCCTCGGCGCGCGCCGCATCATGTACTACGTGCTCACCGGCTGCGTGGTCGGCTTTGCGCTGCTGTCGGTGCCCCGGTTGGATCTCTTCGTGCCTGGCCAGGGCGTCTTTGCCGAGACCGCTGGGAAGGTCGAGGAGACGCACAAGACGCGAATCGTCGTATCCAGCGTATCGTACTCGATTCACCCCGAACCATCG includes:
- a CDS encoding NarK/NasA family nitrate transporter encodes the protein MTDRSKAHRILAINTFSFAVCFAVWMMGGVLVTFLVDQHVFTFGRSEMGWLIGAPVLTGAILRLPVGMLADRYGGRIVFVVVMLTSAVGAFLTSFASGFWGFLVGGLCFGLAGTSFSVGVAYTSLWFPKEKQGTALGIFGAGNAGAAVTNLVAPSLLMWLTHNGANAEAWRIMPRLYAAALAVTAVIFWLFTETRLPAVGQPRTMRQALAPLRVVRVWRFGLYYFLVFGGFVALSQWLIAYYLNLYALPLATAGLLAAVFSFPSNLTRAAGGWLSDRLGARRIMYYVLTGCVVGFALLSVPRLDLFVPGQGVFAETAGKVEETHKTRIVVSSVSYSIHPEPSQMLERAGVLVWPRQNFWQTPVVAPGDHVTKKQLLAKGITHIHFQANIWIFTGILLLVGLLMGFGMAATFRYIPQYFPNEVGLVGGFVGMIGGLGGFVGPVIFGYLLGATGLWITCWLFLGALSLVCLAWMHRVVRQMMDRAAPHLARRFEGMPVDATTDQREIVCLAHGVRADVAIVHVESQSKDCRIHRVLDALDGLACKDAGASSGKVPRG